The genomic region TCGGGCCGATGAGCCTGGATGCCGCCGGGGTCGTCCGGCTCCGGCTGAGCGAGCACGCCGTGCACACCTGGGACGTCGCGGTCATGCTCGACCCCGCCGCCACCGTGGAGGCGACCGCCGTCGACCTGCTCATCGACGGTCTCGGCATGATCGCCGGCTTCGCCGGCAAGCCCACCGACCCCACCCGGATCCACGTCACCACCACCGGCCCGGACCGCGAGATCGCCCTCGATCTCGGCGACGCCGTGCACCTGGGGCCCTGGGACGGAGCGGAGCGGCCCGCCCGGCTGAGCCTGCCGGCGGAGGCGTTCGTCCGGCTGGTCTACGGCCGTCTCGACCCCGCCCACACCCCGCCCCTGGCGGCCGACGGTGTGGACGTCGACCTTCTTCGGGTGGCATTTCCCGGCTTCTGAGCTCTGTCGCCACCCGGATCGCGTAGCCGCGACTGCGGCGCGTATCCCGCGGTGGCGTCAACCGGTGACGGCCTCGACCTCGTCCGCGGTTCCGCGGAACCGCGCCGGCTGTTCCGCCGTCAGCGGCGGTCAGCCCTTGCGTGCGACGGCTCCGTGGACGCCGACCTGCGCGTCGGTCAGGCCCTCGTCGACGTCGCCAGCGGGCTGC from Frankia alni ACN14a harbors:
- a CDS encoding maleylpyruvate isomerase N-terminal domain-containing protein, which gives rise to MTDARTVIASLRRSHERLRALVGSLDAQAVRGPSYDDEWTIAQVLSHLGSGAEIGRLVLDAAVAGQDAPGQDAFVAVWDTWNARTPDAQAADVLPADLALVEAYEALDDTQLAGLRVALGPMSLDAAGVVRLRLSEHAVHTWDVAVMLDPAATVEATAVDLLIDGLGMIAGFAGKPTDPTRIHVTTTGPDREIALDLGDAVHLGPWDGAERPARLSLPAEAFVRLVYGRLDPAHTPPLAADGVDVDLLRVAFPGF